In a single window of the Candidatus Cloacimonadaceae bacterium genome:
- the rpsR gene encoding 30S ribosomal protein S18, with amino-acid sequence MNITDRKKRFTRKKYCRFCANKEIQIDYKNLDIMRQFISDVGKIDPARLTGTCSKHQRKLTGEIKRARTMALIPYVIE; translated from the coding sequence ATTACCGATAGAAAGAAAAGATTCACACGCAAGAAATATTGCCGTTTCTGTGCCAATAAAGAGATTCAGATTGATTACAAGAACCTGGACATCATGCGTCAATTCATCTCCGATGTGGGCAAGATCGATCCCGCCCGTCTCACTGGAACCTGTTCAAAGCATCAGAGAAAGCTCACCGGCGAGATCAAGCGCGCACGCACCATGGCATTGATTCCCTACGTGATCGAATAG